The Chitinophaga niabensis genomic interval TTGTTCTTTTGTAAATAGCCCGGCATGCCTGATGCCCTCCTGGGAGAATGAGCGATAGAGGTCTTTATCAGAAAGCAGCAGATCAATAGCTGCAGCAATGGCTTTTGGGTCATTGGGCATAACGTGCACTCCTGCTTTGCCGTCTGGGATGATCTCAGCCAGGCCTCCCATATTTGTTACAATCACCGGGATACCCATACTCATTGCTTCCAAAGCAGTAAGGCCAAAAGATTCTTCGGAAATGGAGGGGACTACCACCAGGTCCATTTGCTGCATGGTAAGATTTACGTTATTGGAGAATCCCATTAGTTTAACATTTGCATTCTCCAGGTTTTGTAATGTGCTCTGCTGCTCTCCTTCCCCATAAATTTCATAGCGGATGTTGTACCTGTCTTTTGTCTGAAGATGCTGATAGCTGTTCATGAAAACATCTATGCCTTTCATTTTTAATAAGGAAGAGAATGTTGCGAGGCGTATCTGTTGTTTTTCGGTAATATCTCTCGGGCCTGGGAGAAGGGAGGAAGGATTCTCGAAGAAATTGGGGATCACCAGGGTTTGATCCAGTTGCATAGAGTTCTTTACAAATTCTGACACACATAAGATAAGTAATGCTTTCTTGTATAAAAGGTGCATTACTTTTTGGATCACTCTGCTTTTCGATTCGGGGGAATGTGCATGGAAAATAAAATTGTAGTTCCAAAGGATTTTTAAGAAATAAGCATGTACGAGGGCTTTCTTGGTGGTAGCATAAACGAGCACCTGCTCTTTGCGGTGGGGCTTTAATCCTTTTCTAATGGCTGAAAGATTCCTGAAGAAATATAATGGGAATGAGATTATTTCTTTGAGTGAGAGGTTATAAGAAGACTTTCCTTTGGCGGCTATTTTTCCCGTTCCGGTGAGTGGTATGTATTTACGAATAAGGTCCGCTGCTTTTGCCTGGAATATAGAAGGTGTGTCAGTTGTAACGTCTGCAAGATAAAGTGTGTGAGAAGCATAAAGGATCTTCATTACTTCAAGCGTAATTTTTTGTCCTCCTCCGAATCTGGCTTTTGACGAATCTTCTAATACCAGAATTATTTTATCCATTGTCAGATGAAATTTTATTGAAAGATGGTTTTATATGGGATCACTTCTCCCACATTTTTACCTAATACAAAAAAGAAGAAATATGCGGTATAAAGTAATGTTATACCGGTAGCCATCATTGCTTTCCCATACTTGTTTTCGGGGATTAGTAAAAGCAGCGGAATAGCCAGGAGGCTAAATATACTAAAATAGAAACCTATCCGCTGTAATTCAGCAAGCCCCCTGGAAATAAACAGGAATACAACGTGTATAAAATAGAAATTGATCAGGATCTTGTTGCTGGCATCGGCTGCCAGCAGTTTAGGTTTATATTTTAGCAACAGAAAGAGTATGGTGATCTTATCTACGTTATTTAAAAATTTTACCAGGAGCGGTTCTTCGAGTGTACTCAGATAATGTTCTAGGAATTGCAAATACCCGGCATAATGGGGAGGCAACACAGCAGAGATGGGAGTGGTGAAAAGGCTTATACTTAAGATCCCTATATTGATCAGAACGGCAGCCAGAAGAACGATCAGCATCTGCCATGCACGTATATTAAGATTAACGATGAAATAAAATGGGAGCATTAGTAAGGCGCTAATGTGAAAAACCGAGATGATCAGGATGGTAAGAAGATAATGAAAGAATTGCCGGCTCTTCATATATCTGAGGCCAAAGTAGAAGTATAAGCCTAATGCAACAAACTGCCTGACAATATTAAAGGAGTTGGTATAGAAGCCAAGCGTAATGAAAAGCAGTATGGATAAGGGTATACTTACGGAGTATGCTTTAAATCCTTTGAAAAAGTAAAAGAAGGTTATGAAAGAACATAATAAGAAAAAAGCTGGGGATGGCAGGCCAAAGAAAGTAAGCAGGTTCCTGACCGGGGTATAAATATATTCAAATTGAATATCCCGCTGATCGGGATTGTCGTAAAACAGTTTGTATGTTGGATAGTCTGTACCTACATTATGCCTTAGTCCTGCAATCAGTAGCAAACCAACAAAAATGCCTGAGAAGATCAGAACACGATTACTTTTGCTGGTATCGGAACTGATCACGCAGAAAACCAGAATGATCAAATATGTGCATAGATAAAATATCACAATCTTTGAGGGATTTCATTGAATAAGCTAATCCACTTTTCTCCTACAATATTAATGTCATATCTCTTTATGTTTTTACGGGCCAGGTCTCCCATTTTTTTCCGTAATGGAACATCTGAGATCATTTTTTTAATACCTTCTGCCAACAGGGTAATATTTCCCGGTGGTATAATAAAGCCGTCTTCATTATTGCTGATAATGTCCCTTGGCCCGGTATCACAGTCAAAACTTATACAGGGTAGCCCACAGGCCATTGCTTCCAGTAATACCATGGGGAAAGCTTCAAAGCGGGACGACATCGTATATAGCCCTGCTTTGGTATATTCATCAATGATCTGCCTGGTGGGCTCCTGGAAGCTGATAGTATTAGCGAGGCCTTTTTGAGCTGCTAATGCCTGGTGTTCTGAGAGTAATGGTCCGTCCCCGATGATTTTCAATTGCCAATCCGGATGATCTTTAATGACCAGCGCCCAACTTTCAATAAGCATATCAAACCCTTTTTGTGCAGTATGCCGCCCTACAGATAAAACTACTTTATTATCCAAAGAGGCGTGAAGGTCCGGATAGAAAGAAAGTGAGTTAGGGATGCAATGAACATTTTTTATAAAGGAGGAATAATATGAACGATCATCTTCGGTTAGTACTACCAGGTGTTCCAGCTTTTTATATGCCACTTTCCGCAGTTTGTGGGTGAGGGAGGACATAGGGGCATTATGGGGGAAGTGTTCACATCCGATACGGGTAGTTTTTTTGCCCATAAAGAATGCCATATAAATATTAATATGCTTACCTGTGCCAATGAGTACATCGGCTTTAATGGAAGATAGTATAGAGGGTATCCTGGCGGTATTGAATATTTTTTTTCTGATAATTTTAAAGCGGGAAGCTTCTGTTGCATAATCTTCCATGCCATGGTGGAAGATCTCTATTCTTTCATTCAATGGATAAAAGGAAGAGCTTTCCCTGGAAGACAAGCTATGGATCTGCACATGATATCCTGCTTCAACAAAAAAGTTGGAAAGATTAACAACAACTCTTTCAGTTCCTGCACTTTTGGTGATGTCTGTTGTTAAGAAAGCGATCTTCACGTGTTTATTGTTTTATCCGTTCTTTAATCCCGGGGCCTTCACATATTTCCGTGATCTTAACGGGTTTTTAATTTTGGCATAGAAATGTTCAAACAACCGCATGTGAAGGTGCTTTATCTGAAATAGTTCTGAAGAGAGGTACCTGGTAATGCTGCTGGCATTTTTACTTTTGCTGAGTACGGCCATGGTCCATTGCCACATAAGCACTGCATCAAAATACCTGGGTTCGAAAACCTTCCTTTCTTTGTTGTTTTTTTTGAGCAGCATGAGATGTTCTTCTATTTGCGGGAGTGTAATAGGAGAATCGGCAAACTCTTTAGTAATGAACAAATGTTGAATTGCGATATTTTCCGGTGTGGGTGTAATGCCGAGCTTTTCAAGCTGATATTTTACAATGGTAATATCTCCCAGTTTGCGTTCGCTTTTCTTTCTATTGGTTACATTCTGGTCGTGGACCCTGTAATAAACCACATACTTCCGGCTGTTACGGATGGGATATTTTTCAGCGATCCTTACAAAGAGATCATAGTCTTCAGCAGGTTCAAATCCTGGTCTGTATGAAATTTCCCTTAGTACATCCGTGCGTATGATGGTAGCAGAATTGATGTAGCAGTTTGAAAAGAAAAGGTATGCGGGGAGAATACCGTCCCCAACAGGCAGTAAAATATCACTTAAAATCAGGGAAGAGGAGTTGATGAGTTTAGCGCGAGACCCGCTGACAGCAACTGCCGGATTCTGGCGGATCTGTTCGAGTTGATACGCAAGCCTGTCAGGAAACGCAATATCATCACAGTCGAGCGTAGCAAAATAAGTTCCCCTGGCTTCCCTGATGCCTCTGTTCCGTGTTTCAAAAAGCCCCATATTCCGGGGATTATGAAGGACCCTTATCCGTGGGTCCTGGAAACTTTCAACAATTTGCATACTGAGGTCTGTGGAGCCATCATTAATGATCAGCAGCTCAAAGTCCGAGAAACTTTGGGCCAGGACACTTTGAATGGCAGCGGAAATATAATTTCCTCCATTATAAACTGCCATGAAAACAGTTACCAAAGGAGCATTGGATGTGATGTTTTGCATTGCCATAATTCGCTACTTGCCTTTTGCCAGAAGATAGTTCACTACTTTTTTAGGTTTACTTACTTCCACTGATTGTTCCATGAATTTTCCGGTGAACAGGGTTTCCGGTTGATAATATTTATAATAAATACCTCGTTCCAGTTCCCAATAGCCATATTTAAGGATGTCTTTAGACGGTAACGGCTCCAGTTGCTGATGGAGAAGTGCTACTACTTCCTCATGGGTGGATGGTTTATAGAATCCATTCAATTGATCATAAAAGGCGTTGCCAAGCAATACAACCGGTTTGCCCCAGAAACTGGCTTCTATACCCATGGTAGAACTAAAAGCCACCGCAATATCGGCCGCATCTAGTAAGGAATAGGTATCCACCACTTCTTCCGCACGGATGACAGTCAGGTTTTTGAACCTTGCGCCAATTTCGTCCAGCTCTTTTACCTGGCTATTCTCAAGACCCTTGAGGTTGGGATGGACCCTGAGATAGAAATGAATATTTTTTTCGTGTTGGAAGCTTTCCATCAGTTTGAGGAGACCCACATTATCATTCGGATAAATTCTGCTGGAAAACCCGGCAATCCCTTCATATTCATCCATGGATGAATTATATAGTACGATGTTTTTCTTAGATCTGTCAAAACCTTCCGGGAGGCGGCCTCTTTCCTGATTTTCGGTGAACACTACCCAGGATTGGGTGATACGGCTCCTTCTGTCTGTAAAAAACCTTGAGCCTATCTCTTCTTTATCCGGGCCACCATCTCCCCAAAGTGTTTCTATCTCTTTAGCAATGGCTGTTAGCGAATGTGGTGTACTATTTTCGCAGAGGATATATTTGTTCATAGTGCCGCCTCTTTCATGGGCATAGAACTTAATATTCCGTTGTTCGCAGAGCCGCATGAAGGGGCGGATATCGAGGAAGCGGCCATTAAAAAGGACCACTTCGTCCGGTTGCACTTTATCCAGTATTTTTTTTCCGGCTTTATGTACCAGGAGGGCAGTTCTTAATCCCCGCTGAATATGTTCATTGAACAACAGGGTGTTCAATTTATGGTCCCTTTGTTCTGAGATCAGGGAAGAGGCTACGCCCAGACCAATATCTGAGCCTTCGTAAGAGAACTGTTTTAGTTCATCTATGGAAGCAAAACTTTTAGGAATGATGGTTTCATCCAGAACGATCTTGGGATAAGGGATGATATTTTTTTTAGGAATATCGATTAACTGGAAAGCTCTTTTCTTTTTATCCGCACAGTTCCTGCAGATCCATTCAACATGTGAAGGATTGGTGCAGCATGTCAATAAGTCACCTTTACAATGTGTAAAATAAACCTCATGCTTATTCTTTATTAAGTCCACCGCAATCTCCATTTCCGTTTCGATGTGCGGCGTTATATTCATCCCGTTATAAAATAACACTTTCATTGCTAGAACTTTATCACAATTTTCTAATTTGCAAAGGTAGGAATAACCGGGTAGTTAATAAAGGAGACCGGATTAATATTATTTAAGGGAGTTATATATTTAATTTAT includes:
- a CDS encoding glycosyltransferase family 4 protein, coding for MKIAFLTTDITKSAGTERVVVNLSNFFVEAGYHVQIHSLSSRESSSFYPLNERIEIFHHGMEDYATEASRFKIIRKKIFNTARIPSILSSIKADVLIGTGKHINIYMAFFMGKKTTRIGCEHFPHNAPMSSLTHKLRKVAYKKLEHLVVLTEDDRSYYSSFIKNVHCIPNSLSFYPDLHASLDNKVVLSVGRHTAQKGFDMLIESWALVIKDHPDWQLKIIGDGPLLSEHQALAAQKGLANTISFQEPTRQIIDEYTKAGLYTMSSRFEAFPMVLLEAMACGLPCISFDCDTGPRDIISNNEDGFIIPPGNITLLAEGIKKMISDVPLRKKMGDLARKNIKRYDINIVGEKWISLFNEIPQRL
- a CDS encoding glycosyltransferase family 2 protein, which gives rise to MQNITSNAPLVTVFMAVYNGGNYISAAIQSVLAQSFSDFELLIINDGSTDLSMQIVESFQDPRIRVLHNPRNMGLFETRNRGIREARGTYFATLDCDDIAFPDRLAYQLEQIRQNPAVAVSGSRAKLINSSSLILSDILLPVGDGILPAYLFFSNCYINSATIIRTDVLREISYRPGFEPAEDYDLFVRIAEKYPIRNSRKYVVYYRVHDQNVTNRKKSERKLGDITIVKYQLEKLGITPTPENIAIQHLFITKEFADSPITLPQIEEHLMLLKKNNKERKVFEPRYFDAVLMWQWTMAVLSKSKNASSITRYLSSELFQIKHLHMRLFEHFYAKIKNPLRSRKYVKAPGLKNG
- a CDS encoding capsular polysaccharide export protein, LipB/KpsS family, coding for MKVLFYNGMNITPHIETEMEIAVDLIKNKHEVYFTHCKGDLLTCCTNPSHVEWICRNCADKKKRAFQLIDIPKKNIIPYPKIVLDETIIPKSFASIDELKQFSYEGSDIGLGVASSLISEQRDHKLNTLLFNEHIQRGLRTALLVHKAGKKILDKVQPDEVVLFNGRFLDIRPFMRLCEQRNIKFYAHERGGTMNKYILCENSTPHSLTAIAKEIETLWGDGGPDKEEIGSRFFTDRRSRITQSWVVFTENQERGRLPEGFDRSKKNIVLYNSSMDEYEGIAGFSSRIYPNDNVGLLKLMESFQHEKNIHFYLRVHPNLKGLENSQVKELDEIGARFKNLTVIRAEEVVDTYSLLDAADIAVAFSSTMGIEASFWGKPVVLLGNAFYDQLNGFYKPSTHEEVVALLHQQLEPLPSKDILKYGYWELERGIYYKYYQPETLFTGKFMEQSVEVSKPKKVVNYLLAKGK
- a CDS encoding glycosyltransferase family 4 protein; protein product: MDKIILVLEDSSKARFGGGQKITLEVMKILYASHTLYLADVTTDTPSIFQAKAADLIRKYIPLTGTGKIAAKGKSSYNLSLKEIISFPLYFFRNLSAIRKGLKPHRKEQVLVYATTKKALVHAYFLKILWNYNFIFHAHSPESKSRVIQKVMHLLYKKALLILCVSEFVKNSMQLDQTLVIPNFFENPSSLLPGPRDITEKQQIRLATFSSLLKMKGIDVFMNSYQHLQTKDRYNIRYEIYGEGEQQSTLQNLENANVKLMGFSNNVNLTMQQMDLVVVPSISEESFGLTALEAMSMGIPVIVTNMGGLAEIIPDGKAGVHVMPNDPKAIAAAIDLLLSDKDLYRSFSQEGIRHAGLFTKEQFREKILKAFDIAANT
- a CDS encoding EpsG family protein, translated to MIILVFCVISSDTSKSNRVLIFSGIFVGLLLIAGLRHNVGTDYPTYKLFYDNPDQRDIQFEYIYTPVRNLLTFFGLPSPAFFLLCSFITFFYFFKGFKAYSVSIPLSILLFITLGFYTNSFNIVRQFVALGLYFYFGLRYMKSRQFFHYLLTILIISVFHISALLMLPFYFIVNLNIRAWQMLIVLLAAVLINIGILSISLFTTPISAVLPPHYAGYLQFLEHYLSTLEEPLLVKFLNNVDKITILFLLLKYKPKLLAADASNKILINFYFIHVVFLFISRGLAELQRIGFYFSIFSLLAIPLLLLIPENKYGKAMMATGITLLYTAYFFFFVLGKNVGEVIPYKTIFQ